In the genome of Thiorhodovibrio winogradskyi, the window TTTGATGCGCTCGACGAGTTCGGCGCCGGCGTCGATATCGACACCGGCGCCGCGGTAGTCGAGTGGTGATTCGGGTTGGGGTGTTTGGCTCATTGAAAGCTGCTCAGCCAGGCGTCGATGGATCAAAAATCGGCAAGCGTTCCGGGTTGATCTCGGCCAGGGGCAGGGCGGTGCGGTCGGCCGCGGACAGGATGGGTTCGCCGGAACTGCCGGGCTCACTCTTCAGGGGCCAGTCGATGCCAATGGCCGGGTCGTCCCAGCGTACCGAGAATTGGGTCTCGGGGTGGTAGGAGGCCGTACACTTATAATGAAAGAGCGCATCCTCGCCGGTGACCAGATAGCCATGGGCGAAGCCGGCTGGCACCCAGAACTGACGTTTATTCTCGCTGCTTAGCAGGCAGCCATACCAGCGCCCGAAGCTTGGCGAGCCACTGCGTACATCGACCGCGACATCAAACACCTCGCCGCGCAACACCTGTACCAGTTTGCCTTGGGCATAAGGATTTTGCAGATGCAGTCCGCGCAGTACTCCGTGCCGGGAGTAGGCCAGATTGTCCTGCACGAAGGCAGGGCCGATGCCGGCCTCCGCATAGCGCTCCCGCTGCCAGGTCTCGATAAAAAAACCGCGTTCATCGCCGAATGCCTTTGGCTCGATGATGAGGACGTCCGGCAGTGCTGTGGTGAGAATGTTCACAATGGCAGCTTCTCGATGATGTCTTGATCGGGAGGATATTCGCGGGTCATTCGCTGGGCAGCAGGCGGAGCAGATAGTCGCCATAGCCGC includes:
- the rfbC gene encoding dTDP-4-dehydrorhamnose 3,5-epimerase, whose translation is MNILTTALPDVLIIEPKAFGDERGFFIETWQRERYAEAGIGPAFVQDNLAYSRHGVLRGLHLQNPYAQGKLVQVLRGEVFDVAVDVRSGSPSFGRWYGCLLSSENKRQFWVPAGFAHGYLVTGEDALFHYKCTASYHPETQFSVRWDDPAIGIDWPLKSEPGSSGEPILSAADRTALPLAEINPERLPIFDPSTPG